In Apodemus sylvaticus chromosome 8, mApoSyl1.1, whole genome shotgun sequence, one genomic interval encodes:
- the LOC127691185 gene encoding olfactory receptor 4N5: METKNSSVVTEFILLGLTQSQDTQLVVFTLLSVFYLIILPGNVLIIVTIRADPGLTAPLYFFLGNLAFLDASYSFIVAPRMLVDFFREKKVISYKACITQLFFLHFLGAGEMFLLVVMAFDRYIAICRPLYYSTLMNPRVCYALLLALWLGGFAHSIVQVALILNLPFCGPNQLDNFFCDVPQVVKLACTDTFAVELLMVSNSGLLTLLCFLGLLASYAVILYHVKGHSSEGKSKAVSTCTTHIIIVFLMFGPAIFIYTRPFQVLQVDKVVSLFHTVIFPLMNPVIYTLRNQEVKTSMKKLLSQYVVC; this comes from the coding sequence ATGGAGACCAAGAACAGCTCAGTAGTAACAGAATTCATCCTCCTTGGACTGACCCAGTCTCAAGATACTCAACTCGTGGTCTTCACACTGCTTTCAGTTTTCTACCTAATAATTCTTCCTGGAAATGTTCTTATCATTGTCACCATTAGAGCAGACCCTGGACTCACAGCCCCACTTTACTTCTTTCTGGGAAACTTGGCATTCCTGGATGCCTCCTACTCTTTCATTGTAGCTCCTAGGATGCTTGTGGATTTCTTCCGTGAGAAAAAAGTCATTTCTTATAAAGCCTGCATCACTCAGCTATTCTTTCTGCACTTTCTTGGAGCAGGAGAAATGTTTCTTCTTGTTGTGATGGCCTTTGATCGTTATATCGCTATATGCCGTCCTTTATACTACTCCACTCTGATGAACCCTAGAGTCTGTTATGCATTACTGTTGGCACTGTGGCTTGGGGGCTTTGCTCATTCTATTGTACAGGTGGCTCTTATCCTGAACCTGCCTTTTTGTGGGCCAAACCAGCTGGATAACTTTTTCTGTGATGTTCCACAGGTTGTAAAGCTAGCCTGCACCGATACCTTTGCTGTGGAGCTCCTGATGGTTTCTAACAGTGGTCTACTTACCCTCTTATGCTTCTTGGGACTTCTGGCCTCCTATGCTGTCATTCTCTACCATGTAAAAGGACATTCTTCTGAAGGGAAGAGCAAAGCTGTCTCTACATGCACCACCCACATTATAATTGTGTTTCTCATGTTTGGGCCTGCCATTTTTATCTACACTCGCCCCTTTCAGGTTCTCCAAGTTGACAAAGTTGTTTCTCTTTTCCATACAGTCATCTTTCCTTTGATGAATCCTGTAATCTATACACTTCGCAACCAGGAAGTGAAAACTTCTATGAAGAAGTTGTTAAGTCAGTATGTGGTTTGCTGA